Proteins encoded together in one Sylvia atricapilla isolate bSylAtr1 chromosome 2, bSylAtr1.pri, whole genome shotgun sequence window:
- the HTR2A gene encoding 5-hydroxytryptamine receptor 2A — MDILCDGESSVNPTANSFVQINHERRFYRNVYGAGEINISHLCNLTVNSDNLTNLSCESNMSPPCCPSQKNWPALLTVIVIVLTIAGNILVIMAVSLEKKLQNATNYFLMSLAIADMLLGFLVMPVSMLTILYGYEWPLPRKLCAIWIYLDVLFSTASIMHLCAISLDRYIAIRNPIHHSRFNSRTKAFAKIIAVWTISVGISMPVPVFGLQDDSKVFKKDIFKKDICLLADENFVLVGSFVAFFIPLTIMVVTYFLTIKSLQKEAMLCVNDIGPKTKFASFSFLPQSSLSSEKLFQRSLNRDMGASGRRTMQSISNEQKASKVLGIVFFLFVVMWCPFFITNVMAVICKESCKEEVIGGLLNIFVWIGYLSSAVNPLVYTLFNKTYRSAFSRYIQCRYKEEKKPFQLILVNTIPALAYDSSQLQLAQMKSLKKEAKMMAKDYSTVTIGTHRLDGTSKGSTGPGNEKVSGV; from the exons ATGGATATTCTTTGTGATGGAGAGAGCTCTGTGAACCCAACAGCAAACTCCTTCGTACAAATAAATCACGAGAGAAGATTCTACAGAAATGTTTATGGAGCTGGAGAAATTAATATATCACATCTCTGCAACTTGACTGTGAACTCTGACAACCTAACCAATCTTTCATGTGAAAGTAACATGAGCCCACCATGCTGCCCTTCACAGAAAAACTGGCCAGCTTTGCTGACAGTGATAGTGATTGTTTTAACCATTGCTGGAAATATTCTTGTCATCATGGCTGTTTCACTGGAGAAAAAACTACAGAATGCCACTAACTATTTTCTAATGTCACTTGCAATAGCTGATATGTTGCTGGGTTTCCTTGTCATGCCTGTGTCCATGTTAACCATACTGTATG GATACGAATGGCCTCTCCCTAGGAAGCTCTGTGCCATTTGGATCTACTTGGACGTGCTCTTCTCCACGGCGTCCATCATGCACCTCTGTGCCATCTCCCTGGATCGCTACATCGCCATCCGGAACCCCATCCACCACAGCCGCTTCAACTCAAGAACTAAGGCTTTTGCCAAAATAATTGCTGTTTGGACCATATCAGTTG GTATCTCCATGCCTGTACCTGTCTTTGGACTACAAGATGACTCCAAAGTATttaagaaagacatttttaagaaaGACATCTGCTTACTCGCAGATGAAAATTTTGTTCTAGTAGGCTCTTTTGTGGCATTCTTCATCCCTCTAACCATCATGGTAGTCACCTACTTTTTAACTATCAAGTCACTGCAGAAGGAAGCTATGCTATGCGTGAATGACATTGGCCCTAAGACCAAGTTTGCTTCATTCAGCTTCCTCCCTCAGAGTTCCCTGTCCTCAGAGAAACTCTTTCAGCGCTCCTTGAACAGAGATATGGGGGCTTCAGGAAGGAGAACCATGCAATCCATCAGCAATGAGCAGAAGGCTTCCAAGGTCCTTGGCATTgtcttctttctgtttgttgtgATGTGGTGCCCATTTTTCATCACCAATGTGATGGCTGTTATTTGCAAGGAGTCATGCAAAGAAGAGGTCATCGGAGGACTTCTCAACATATTTGTTTGGATTGGCTACCTTTCTTCGGCTGTCAACCCACTCGTATATACGTTGTTCAACAAAACCTACCGCTCTGCGTTCTCTCGCTACATCCAGTGTCGCTACAAGGAGGAGAAGAAACCTTTCCAGCTGATTTTGGTGAACACTATCCCAGCCCTTGCATATGactccagccagctccagctaGCACAAATGAAGAGTTTGAAAAAAGAGGCGAAAATGATGGCTAAGGATTACTCAACAGTCACGATAGGAACACATCGTTTAGATGGTACTTCCAAGGGAAGTACTGGCCCAGGGAATGAAAAGGTTAGTGGTGTGTGA